Genomic window (Achromobacter sp. B7):
CTGGATCAGGCGCGGCGGATGCGTGCGCCAGGCGTCGTCGGGTATGACGATGCCGTCCGCGTCCACGCGCATGGCCACCACGTTCAGGTCGCCACCATGAAAGGCCGACTTGGCGCCGCGATAGCCGGGCTCTTCGAGCCAGGCGGTGTCGCCCGGGTTGGTCAGCAGTTGCACGCATAGCGCCAGCGCGCCCTGCGCGCCTTCGGTGATGATGATGCGCGAGGCGTCGCAATGCACGCCGCGCGACACCCGCAGATATTGCGCGATGGCTTCGCGCAGCGCCGGCTCACCCGTCGGATGGCCGTAGCCCAGCGTGGTGGCGGGGGCGGCTTGCAGCGCGCGGTCTTGCGCGCGGCGCCAGGCGTTCATGGGGAACTGCGTCAGGGCCGGCGTGCCGGGGGTCATGGGCAAAGAACTGTCGGTGGCGCCACGGGTGGCAACGATGCGCGACAAGCGCGTGGCGGTGGCGGTGGGGGCCGTCGTTGCATCGGCGGTCGCGGTTGCCGCTGCGGTTGCGCTGGCCGTGGCGCGGGCCGCCAACGCCCACGGGGCGGCTGACAGCGGCGCCACCCGGGTGCCCTGGCGGTCCGCGATGACATAGCCTTCGGCCGTCAACTGCTCGTAGGCGATCAGCACCGTATTGCGCGAGATTTCAAGCTCTTCGGACAGCGCGCGTGACGACGGCAGCTTGCCGCCGGCGGGCAATTGGCCGGCCAGGATGGCCTGCTTCAGGCGTTGAATAAGCTGGCGTTGGCGCGGCGGCGCGCCGGGGCCGCGCGCAAGCGGACTGGACAGCAGGGCGGTGTGGGCGGGTAGGCTTCGGCTGGGCGTTTGCATGGCGCGCTGATCGCGGGCCGCTTGAGGCGTGGCCCTATTAAATTCGGGATCCGTGGTGCTTTTTATGATGCCACGATTCCGATATTGTGAGGCCCTGCGTGTTGCGTCCGCCACGGCCGGCGGCGCGCGCTTAACCGGATGAGGCCCCGCCCAATGCAAGCCCGCGTCAATGCATTCCAACAACCCATCGGCCCCGACGTACCCGGCTGGACGGCACGCCCGCGCCCGCCGCTGACGCCGGCCATCGGCCGTTATTGCCGCCTGGAACCCTTGTCCGCCGAGCGCCATGCCGCGGATCTGTACCAGGCCTTCAGCCAGGCGCCGGACGATAGCGACTGGACCTACATGGGCGTTGGCCCGTTTGCCGACGCGGACGCCTACCGCGCCTTCGCCGAAGCCGCGCAGGCGGGCAACGACCCGCTGCATCACGCCATCATCGACCTGGAAACGGGCCGGGCCATCGGCACGCTGGCCTTGATGCGTATCGACCCGGCCAATGGCGTCATTGAAGTCGGCTTCGTGTCGTTCTCGCGCCGGCTCAAGCGCACCCGGATCGCCACCGAAGCGCAATTCCTGCTGATGCGCCGCGCGTTCGACGAGCTGGGCTACCGCCGTTATGAATGGAAGTGCGACAGCCTGAATGCGCCGTCGCGCCAGGCCGCCGCGCGGCTGGGCTTTCAGTTTGAAGGCATCTTCCGCCAGGCCACGGTCTACAAGGGCCGCAGCCGCGACACCGCCTGGTTCTCGATCATCGACAGCGAATGGCCCGCGCTGCGCGCCGCCTACGAGCGCTGGCTGGACCCCGCCAACTTCGACGCCGAAGGCAAT
Coding sequences:
- a CDS encoding GNAT family N-acetyltransferase — its product is MQARVNAFQQPIGPDVPGWTARPRPPLTPAIGRYCRLEPLSAERHAADLYQAFSQAPDDSDWTYMGVGPFADADAYRAFAEAAQAGNDPLHHAIIDLETGRAIGTLALMRIDPANGVIEVGFVSFSRRLKRTRIATEAQFLLMRRAFDELGYRRYEWKCDSLNAPSRQAAARLGFQFEGIFRQATVYKGRSRDTAWFSIIDSEWPALRAAYERWLDPANFDAEGNQRQSLSELTAREKAACA
- a CDS encoding PLP-dependent aminotransferase family protein, which codes for MQTPSRSLPAHTALLSSPLARGPGAPPRQRQLIQRLKQAILAGQLPAGGKLPSSRALSEELEISRNTVLIAYEQLTAEGYVIADRQGTRVAPLSAAPWALAARATASATAAATATADATTAPTATATRLSRIVATRGATDSSLPMTPGTPALTQFPMNAWRRAQDRALQAAPATTLGYGHPTGEPALREAIAQYLRVSRGVHCDASRIIITEGAQGALALCVQLLTNPGDTAWLEEPGYRGAKSAFHGGDLNVVAMRVDADGIVIPDDAWRTHPPRLIQTTPTHQYPTGAVLSVARRLDLLERAGRAGAWIIEDDYDSEFRHQGDPIAAMQGLLPNAPVLYVGTFSKTLFPALRLGFLVLPEALAQTALPSIIEMLRGGHRLEQLTLAAFIDNGQFSRHLGRMRRLYRERQSALRDALATHFKGDHEVLGGHSGLHLTVRLPPDCPDQAIVALARQVGMNPSALSTFAMAPRAEDNGLVIGYGNTSADRFPALVKRLGELARQARR